The following coding sequences are from one Hyphomicrobiales bacterium window:
- a CDS encoding tripartite tricarboxylate transporter substrate binding protein, translating into MKLTRRSFAQSLLAGSAVTLAAPGILRAQSFPSRPITYVIPFNPGGESDVTARFQQPFMEEIAGQSVVISSRPGAGGATAWAQLNGLESDGHTIMNTIVPHTILQPALRDVGYQIDQINNVYFFHYTPDAVIVRADSPYQSLQDLIDFAAANPGALTLGGSGTNTANHLAATIFGQLTDSRVTYVPFGGSAPAMAAVLGGQIGGGMSYTTQSINAGDQVRTLAVATEERVAAMPDVPTFKELGIDHVGGAYRGVAVPAGTPEDIKQRLSDIIGEINATPAFQQQMIEAGYVLADIPLTEVPAFLEERKTAYASAIELLRGA; encoded by the coding sequence ATGAAACTTACACGTCGATCCTTTGCGCAAAGCCTGTTGGCCGGCAGTGCCGTCACGCTGGCTGCCCCTGGCATTCTGCGCGCTCAATCCTTTCCATCACGGCCAATAACCTACGTTATTCCCTTTAATCCCGGCGGCGAAAGCGACGTTACCGCGCGCTTCCAGCAGCCGTTCATGGAGGAAATTGCTGGGCAAAGCGTCGTCATCAGTTCCCGCCCAGGCGCGGGCGGTGCCACGGCCTGGGCGCAGCTCAATGGTTTGGAGTCCGATGGCCATACGATCATGAACACGATCGTACCGCACACCATCCTGCAACCGGCCTTGCGTGATGTTGGCTATCAGATCGATCAGATCAACAATGTCTACTTCTTCCACTACACGCCAGACGCGGTGATCGTGCGGGCCGACAGCCCTTATCAATCGCTGCAGGATCTGATCGACTTCGCGGCCGCCAATCCGGGCGCTTTGACCCTTGGCGGTTCAGGCACCAACACCGCCAACCATCTGGCGGCCACCATCTTCGGCCAGCTAACCGACAGCCGCGTCACCTATGTGCCCTTTGGCGGATCGGCACCTGCGATGGCGGCAGTGCTGGGTGGCCAGATTGGCGGAGGCATGAGTTATACCACCCAAAGCATCAATGCCGGTGACCAGGTGCGCACCCTTGCCGTGGCCACCGAGGAGCGTGTGGCCGCCATGCCCGATGTGCCCACCTTCAAAGAACTGGGCATCGACCATGTCGGCGGGGCTTATCGCGGTGTGGCTGTACCGGCCGGAACGCCCGAGGACATTAAGCAGCGCCTGTCAGACATCATAGGCGAAATCAACGCCACCCCCGCCTTCCAGCAGCAGATGATCGAGGCCGGTTATGTGCTGGCGGATATCCCCCTTACGGAGGTCCCAGCCTTCCTCGAAGAGCGCAAAACTGCCTACGCATCGGCCATCGAGCTTTTGCGCGGCGCCTAG
- a CDS encoding tripartite tricarboxylate transporter permease encodes MLEAVLSALTPFNLVLAFVGVVLGTLIGALPGLSATMAVAVLVPFTFTMDPASGLIALGAVYTGAIYGGAYAAILVNTPGTPAAIATSLDGFPMAKRGDGDLAVTISCFASAFGGIVGALALLIVAPPLATIALSFGPVEYFWLAIFGLSLIAVLSRGATLKGIIGGFIGLGLSTVGSAVIGGDVRYTFGEPALLGGIHIIPALIGIYCVPVLLNMVGNSDPHIERAERGRGTRIPEALGHLWRGKFNLVRSSVVGTVVGILPAAGGAVAGLVAYSEARRTSKHRKDFGKGAPDGVIASESANSATVGGGFVPTLVLGIPGTPPDAVILGALLVQGIRVGPQLFTEQADLVFTFVFGLLIATVLMIPTGLVIGRSAYHAISSIPKSALAPAIGVLIVIGSFAVEQNVMHVLMMVILGGFAWVALRHGFEPSPIVLGLILGPIAEQGFVQAWLIGTASGDLWGQYFGRPISLAIIFFTLLTLLWPIWSDRRAARKETRHV; translated from the coding sequence ATGCTCGAAGCCGTCCTCTCGGCGCTGACGCCGTTCAATCTTGTGCTCGCGTTTGTTGGCGTCGTACTTGGTACACTGATCGGTGCGCTGCCCGGCCTCTCAGCCACCATGGCCGTGGCGGTGCTTGTGCCGTTCACCTTCACCATGGACCCGGCGTCGGGGCTCATCGCGCTGGGTGCGGTCTATACGGGGGCCATTTATGGCGGCGCCTATGCCGCCATTTTGGTCAACACGCCCGGCACGCCAGCCGCCATCGCCACGTCGCTGGATGGCTTTCCGATGGCCAAGCGCGGCGACGGTGATTTGGCTGTCACCATCTCCTGTTTTGCATCGGCCTTTGGCGGCATTGTCGGTGCGCTAGCACTCCTGATTGTCGCGCCGCCCTTGGCCACCATCGCACTGAGCTTTGGGCCGGTGGAATACTTCTGGTTGGCGATCTTTGGCCTGTCGCTGATTGCGGTTTTGTCTCGCGGCGCGACACTGAAAGGCATCATTGGCGGGTTTATTGGCCTTGGCCTGTCAACCGTGGGGTCGGCCGTCATCGGCGGCGATGTGCGCTACACCTTCGGCGAACCAGCCTTATTGGGCGGCATCCACATCATCCCGGCGCTTATTGGCATCTACTGCGTGCCGGTGCTTCTCAATATGGTTGGCAACAGCGATCCGCATATTGAGCGTGCCGAACGTGGACGCGGCACACGCATACCCGAAGCCTTGGGGCATTTGTGGCGCGGCAAGTTCAATCTGGTCCGGTCATCCGTGGTCGGAACAGTGGTCGGCATCCTTCCCGCCGCTGGTGGTGCGGTGGCAGGGCTGGTTGCCTATTCGGAGGCGCGGCGCACATCCAAACACCGCAAAGACTTTGGCAAGGGCGCACCTGACGGGGTTATCGCTTCGGAATCCGCCAACTCGGCAACGGTCGGCGGTGGGTTCGTGCCAACCCTTGTGCTGGGCATTCCGGGCACACCGCCAGATGCGGTGATTTTGGGTGCGCTGCTCGTTCAGGGCATTCGCGTTGGGCCCCAGCTCTTCACCGAGCAAGCCGATTTGGTGTTCACATTTGTCTTCGGATTGTTGATTGCCACGGTGCTGATGATCCCAACCGGCCTCGTTATTGGCCGTTCCGCCTATCACGCGATCTCGTCCATTCCGAAATCCGCGCTGGCGCCGGCCATTGGCGTTCTCATCGTCATTGGATCGTTCGCCGTTGAGCAAAACGTAATGCACGTACTGATGATGGTCATTCTCGGCGGTTTCGCGTGGGTGGCGCTACGTCATGGCTTCGAGCCTTCGCCCATCGTGCTCGGCCTGATTCTCGGACCGATCGCGGAACAGGGTTTTGTGCAAGCCTGGCTGATCGGCACAGCATCTGGCGATCTGTGGGGGCAATATTTTGGCCGCCCGATCTCGCTGGCAATCATCTTCTTCACGCTTCTCACGCTGCTATGGCCGATCTGGTCGGACAGACGCGCCGCCCGCAAGGAGACGCGCCATGTCTGA
- a CDS encoding tripartite tricarboxylate transporter TctB family protein, which translates to MSDELSSAASDGAAARLRHRDMLPALVLFALGAYAMWEANAMSVMGRVFPTLASMGLLLGSIALATRAFIWQPAPVFAVGTVARPLLLLAVLIGWAVFLPVVGFVPVSIAGALLVSLVAEQEQRTRRGLLIQAAGLITLVMLIALVFGQFLKVNLP; encoded by the coding sequence ATGTCTGATGAACTATCTAGTGCTGCTTCGGATGGAGCGGCAGCACGATTGCGTCATCGCGACATGCTGCCAGCGCTCGTTCTATTCGCGCTTGGAGCCTATGCGATGTGGGAGGCAAATGCCATGTCGGTCATGGGTCGTGTGTTCCCAACGTTGGCGAGTATGGGTTTGTTGCTGGGCTCCATCGCACTGGCCACGCGAGCGTTCATCTGGCAACCCGCACCGGTCTTCGCGGTTGGGACAGTCGCACGTCCTCTCCTGCTTCTTGCGGTCCTTATTGGCTGGGCGGTGTTTCTTCCAGTGGTCGGCTTCGTCCCGGTTTCTATCGCTGGAGCGTTGCTCGTAAGCCTTGTTGCCGAGCAGGAGCAGCGCACACGCCGTGGGCTTTTGATCCAAGCGGCCGGACTTATCACCCTTGTCATGCTTATTGCTCTGGTTTTCGGCCAGTTCCTAAAGGTCAACCTGCCATGA
- the leuC gene encoding 3-isopropylmalate dehydratase large subunit, with protein MIPSSSAKSLTLYEKLVAQNTVRRIDDETVLLYVDFHIMNEYTSPQAFAGLHAADREVWRPDAHLAVVDHVNPTRPVARVEDIQDEGGRLQIQTLSANCERHDIELFDLFDPRQGIEHIVVPENGMAWPGMVIACGDSHTTTYGAFGALGFGIGTSEIEHVLATQTLAYSVLKPMRVTINGALGPGCTAKDIVMAFIAEVGAAGASGFAVEFAGEVITALDMAGRMTICNMAVEAGARAALIAPDDQVFAYLEGRDRAPKGDAWTSALAYWRTLKSDPDAAFAREVALDATAIAPLVTWGTSPDQAQPISGSVPSPQSPADERALAYMGLNPGTPLTEIPIDRAFIGSCTNSRIEDLRRAATIIKGRTVAPQVTAIVVPGSKQVRAAAEADGLDQVFLEAGFEWRGSGCSMCLAMNDDVAANGERCASSTNRNFEGRQGKGARTHLMSPEMVAAAAVTGYLADVRAMDRSAS; from the coding sequence ATGATCCCGTCTTCTAGTGCCAAGTCGCTCACTCTGTACGAAAAGCTTGTTGCCCAAAACACTGTGCGTCGCATCGATGATGAAACGGTGCTGCTCTACGTCGATTTTCACATCATGAATGAGTACACCTCGCCGCAGGCCTTCGCTGGTTTGCATGCGGCAGACCGTGAGGTATGGCGACCGGACGCCCACCTCGCCGTCGTTGATCATGTCAATCCAACGCGCCCTGTGGCTCGCGTTGAGGACATTCAGGATGAGGGCGGTCGACTGCAAATCCAAACGCTCAGCGCAAATTGTGAGCGTCATGATATTGAGCTGTTTGACCTGTTCGATCCGCGGCAGGGCATCGAACACATCGTCGTGCCAGAAAATGGCATGGCATGGCCTGGCATGGTGATCGCCTGCGGCGATAGCCACACCACCACGTATGGCGCGTTTGGAGCGCTTGGGTTCGGCATCGGCACATCGGAGATCGAGCATGTGTTGGCCACCCAAACACTTGCCTATTCGGTGCTCAAGCCGATGCGCGTCACCATCAACGGCGCCCTCGGACCGGGCTGTACCGCCAAAGATATCGTGATGGCCTTCATCGCTGAAGTTGGTGCAGCAGGTGCCTCCGGCTTTGCCGTTGAGTTTGCGGGAGAGGTGATTACCGCGCTCGACATGGCCGGTCGAATGACGATCTGCAACATGGCTGTGGAGGCTGGAGCGCGAGCCGCATTGATCGCGCCTGACGATCAGGTTTTCGCCTATCTTGAGGGTCGTGATCGCGCACCAAAGGGTGACGCCTGGACCAGTGCCCTCGCCTACTGGCGCACATTGAAAAGCGATCCTGATGCGGCCTTTGCACGCGAAGTCGCCCTGGACGCCACGGCCATTGCGCCGCTGGTCACCTGGGGGACGTCACCCGATCAAGCTCAGCCTATATCCGGCTCCGTCCCCTCACCACAGTCGCCAGCCGACGAACGCGCCTTAGCCTATATGGGCCTCAATCCGGGCACGCCGCTGACGGAGATTCCCATCGACCGGGCGTTCATCGGCTCGTGTACGAACTCCCGCATTGAAGACCTGCGCCGCGCTGCAACCATCATCAAAGGCCGAACCGTGGCGCCGCAGGTTACGGCGATCGTTGTGCCAGGCTCCAAGCAGGTGCGTGCTGCCGCTGAAGCGGATGGATTGGATCAGGTGTTTCTTGAGGCAGGTTTTGAATGGCGCGGATCGGGCTGTTCCATGTGTCTTGCCATGAACGATGATGTCGCTGCGAATGGCGAACGCTGCGCAAGTTCGACCAACCGCAACTTTGAAGGCCGACAGGGCAAGGGCGCGCGCACCCATCTGATGAGCCCGGAGATGGTCGCTGCCGCAGCTGTGACTGGTTATCTGGCCGACGTTCGGGCCATGGATCGGAGCGCATCATGA
- the leuD gene encoding 3-isopropylmalate dehydratase small subunit: MTPFTRLTAIAAPLPQPNIDTDVIMPKQFLKRIDRKGLAEGAFHDLRFTNGQPNPEFILNQPPYVGAEILVCGDNFGCGSSREYAVWGLMQLGIRAIIAPTIAGIFFGNCEMNGLLAITLPENEVATLLDRVANPEDATLTINLPNQTIEIPSLDPITFKIGEARKRNLMTGVDHVGQTLALSDEIKDFESEQRNAQNWLWGQ; this comes from the coding sequence ATGACTCCATTCACCAGGCTCACCGCCATTGCCGCGCCGCTGCCGCAGCCCAACATCGACACCGATGTTATCATGCCCAAACAGTTCCTGAAACGGATCGACCGGAAGGGGCTCGCCGAAGGCGCGTTTCACGATCTGCGCTTCACAAATGGTCAGCCAAACCCTGAGTTCATTCTCAACCAACCGCCTTATGTTGGCGCGGAAATTCTCGTGTGCGGCGACAATTTCGGCTGTGGCTCGAGCCGGGAATACGCCGTCTGGGGCCTGATGCAGCTTGGCATTCGCGCGATCATCGCACCCACAATTGCAGGCATCTTTTTTGGCAATTGCGAGATGAATGGCCTGTTGGCGATCACCTTGCCAGAAAACGAGGTGGCGACGCTTTTGGATCGTGTCGCCAACCCCGAGGATGCGACGCTCACGATCAATCTGCCGAACCAAACGATTGAAATTCCGAGCCTTGATCCGATTACCTTCAAGATTGGCGAGGCGCGCAAACGCAACCTGATGACCGGCGTCGATCATGTGGGCCAAACGCTTGCCTTGTCCGATGAAATCAAAGACTTCGAGTCTGAGCAGCGCAACGCGCAAAACTGGCTCTGGGGCCAATAA